TTTTATGCACTAAATGGGATCAAGAATGGCCGAAAGGAAtgacagaaatatatttacaagcatatacatttatgaggtatgaagaaaatgaattttttttttgagCTCAgtctataaaataattcataattgtttTCATCTTTCTGCAGAGATCACATTTCACATCCGTCACCATTTGAGGAACatgtaaataacaatattttaaaattagatGCTGAAATGACTTTATTATTTGGTGAACTTCACACCGATAAATGGTTGAACAACAAACCAGACATCTTACCTTCTTCAACGTATAGTTTCTTTTTCATATATCTTCACTGTTTTGTGAATATATGATACATTTGAAGTAAAAGAAGTTATAACAAGCAATGTTTTTCTTTAGATTAGATAAACTTGGTACAGGAATGCCATCGGAAGAATTGGGTCACATCATTTTTACAAGCGTCAGAAGAGATATTATaagtgaagaaaatattttcatactgGTGAGGGTGTTGTGGCTTAAAGCTAATATTTTTCTGTGTCAAGGAGACACGGATATAGTTATTGAAACATTAGAATTGGTGAGTGATTAAAGCTTTTAtctcaataaatattacaatttttatgtacttcaatgaaaaagaattcaatactaaatttattttcagttattaaatcatttacaaGAATTGGAAAAACGAAATCAAAGTATTTATCTCAAATTACCTAACTGCAAATACAATCCTCAAATCagtattaaaattgttgaaaagaaACTTAAGTCTATTCAAAGGTAGGTATCTGATTAAAAAGATTTTACATTAGCACGATTGAAAGAAAGAGTtctaagaaaatgtaaattttaaaaacagggGACAGAAATTAGGTGAGATACAAAGTTTGTATGACGAAAAGAAATATGCTGAACTAGCCTACGTACTACAAGATACATTTAAATTTGCAAAGCAAGGGAATAAATTTTTGTCCGTTAGCGATAACATAGTTGATAGAGTGCAACAATTATCTATGTTATTAGATAGCTTATGGCAGCTTCAGCAATACGAAGAGTGTTATGTATGGGCAGAAGCCTGTCTTAACGAAGCATGgcagaattatttaaatgcaTCTGATGAAGTTGAACAGAAAAAGTGGACAGGTTCTGTTTTAATGTCGCTCGAGAAACTAGAAGCATGCACTATCGAAGTTAGCACATTCGTTCTAAAATACCTACCAGAGGTTCGACTTTCCAGATTAGTGCAAAATTTAGTTCATATTGTCTGTAATCAGTTAGACGTGTCAGACACTACTGTAGAAATGCCACTCGAAACTGTTCTTCCCTGGATCCTTTTACATTATATTCTACAATATAAAGAGGACAAAGAAAGAGCAAAAGTTGAATCGTCTTATAAAAATAGGCAGCACAGTGCTAACTATTCAGAGTCAGATGATGAAGATGAAGGTGTACCAGCATCTATCATGATTTTATTCATTGCTCATGAATTTATGGGCAGACATTCGTGGTGTTGTTACAACGAGGCAAAACTGTTATTTTTTACGTTAAATTTGGTTATTCCAAAATTAGAAACGCCACAATTTTCTAGCATAAAAGGTAAAGTTTCGAAATACttggaacaaatatttttctgccTCTATGGTCATTACAATAAAGTGAATAAAGGACGACCTAAACATATCGAAGAACACGGAGTGCCTCAGATGAAGGTGACATGGGAGGGTGCGCAATTACTTTTCGATTTTTACAAGCCTAAGCAAATACCAGAATTCTATTCGCCGAGATCGTTGACTATTAGCGCGGATACGGAAGATCTGTTTAAACgcataataaaattgattccTTCGGAAAGCGATCCAAATCAAGTAATCGATGAAATGATGGCTTACACAATGGGCGAGCGAGACACGATGCCAACGGTTAAAAAACCTTTACCACATTCCATgtctactatttattatttattgggagatttttatttcaaaaattgtaaATGGAGTGCAGCGATACGATACTATTTGTTAGACTTATGCTTTCATCCAGCAAGATTAAACTCTTGGACTGGTTTAGCAATGTCATCGGGCACTGTAATAGAAACttggttaaataaatataagccCATGTGAGTATTGTTAATTGTATTGGGTTGGTGCAAAAAGTTTGACGTTTCTTATACGTGGCGAACAAAAAGGTTTTTGTCTTCGATACGACACCTgatttcaaactattataacgtgtaCAAAGGGCACTTCTGTCTTTGTCTTTACTCAGTTTTGGTTTAGTTAGCGACCAGTTgagaactcttctttttatttcttataaaaaagcGTCGAAACCTTTCCATCAAtccaatatatttgaataatagatGGGAGATTTTTTTTGATAAAGCTAATGGTAACGTGTTTCTCGTTTCACGTTTAGAAGTGAGGACAAGCTCTTGGCAAAGGCGAAACTGACTCAGTCTAGTTATAGACACGCTGTTGAACTAGATTCTTGCAATCACATTATATGGACGGAATATGGAAACTTTGCCTATGTTGTTCACTCATTCTGTTCGCGATTGTTGAAACAGGAAACGGACACACTGAGTATGGAACGATTTGAGATTTTAGAAACTAGGAAAGAGGAAATGTTGGAAATAGCAAATCAGTGTTTTCAATCTTGTGCTCGCTTATTTATTGGAAGCAAAGATGGACCAATACTCCATGACGAAAGATGGCTTTATCAATACATGCTTGGCAAGGTTGCTGAGAAGAAAAACCAGGAACCTCCTATATTTTTAGAGCATTATGCAAAGGTgtgtaaaaatttcttttactacATAGCATAATAATTAAGGTAAAATTGCAGTTTCGTGCCTTTTGTTTCGGTATAATCTTTGTTCTATcgttaaaacaaaaattcagttGGGGGAAATTAAAATGTGTTGTGCTTTTTGTTAATTCCAATAATGACCTTGACAACAAATTTCGAAGTTATTCTGATTGGTAAGCTTTCTTTCTGTACATTTAtcaaaaagttttaattttacgatttgtttttaattaaataacaaaaagtacattttttaaaattccctcaattgatttttcattttagtGATAAAATGAAGCCCTTCAAACAAAAGTAATAgcaaaattaattcaaattgtgAGAAGGCAATAAACTGCAGTTTTAccataattaatataaacagaGTAAATTATGATTAATCTGTACCCGATCGCAGGCCAGCGAATTGCTATATCATAATAACGCACAATATCCGCGTAGAATAAGTCATAAATCTCCGCAACATCTTTCGGTCGAAGCATTAGAAGTCCATTATCGAATCCATGCAAGTATATTGAAGTATCTGGAACAACATGAGGGCAAACCGCTGAAGAAATCTTTGGGTCAGTTGCTGCAATTATACCTTGAAAAATGTGCTGAAGGCCCTTTTATGAAGTACAGTTcaaaactgaatgaaaaaaCCAAAGACGATGCGTTTTTCGCTGGTAATAAAAGCGCTGGAAAAGAAGTGGAGTTTACTAGCGAAGGGGACAGAAATGTAGTTACTGTTTGCCAGCGGTCGAATAGTATTGAGGAAATAGAAATAGTTGATAGGACAAACAGAGGATTGAACGCGACTCAGCGGGCCGAGAAATTGGAAACGCGTAAACGATCGCCCACAGACATGCCGCAAGACAAcgtgaagaaaataaaattgagtaaCGTGTCGCATTTACAGTTGATGCAAGATGTTGTGGCTTTAATAGACGACGTAATCACGAAAGTTTGTGACATGGTCTcgcaaaaagaaaaaggagatgAGATAATGGTGTTGTCGAGCGATGAGAGTAACGAACCAAAGTTGCAGAAACGACGGGTAAAAACGAAGAATGTCGAGAAACCGAAACAGCAAATGTCGTCTGCGGATGAAAAAGGTTCCTTGAATTCGCTGAAAATTGGTAATGTGTTCGAAGCTGAAGGAAAGTCGGAAAATGTTCAAGATTTAATGGATGCATTGATGAAACAAGCAATGGAAATTAGTCAAGAAACACGGCAGTCGACGCCTGAAGATGAAGACACACGAAAATTTGATGGCAAGTGGCTGCACAGCGAGGACTTACAGTGTGGTAACAAAGATGCAAAAGATAAATCGGGAGATAAAAAGAAACTAATGAATACTCCTAAAGAAGAAGTAACATTGAGTAGAAGAGGTTCTCAGGAAAGCACCACAACAACCCAAACAACCACAACGACAACGGAAACAAATAATTCCAGTTCAAGTAGTAGTGATGAATCCAGCACCAGTGATGACAGTTCTGATACCGATAGTTCAAGTGACACAGATAGCGATACTGCTTGTGAAAGTGATTCTGATAAGAAGAAAAAGGATTCTAACTTTGcacagaaagaagaaaatatgagaGACGAAGAAGTTGCAACCTTAATAGCATACTGTTTAGCTGGTCTAGAACAATGCATTTTAAGATTTTCCGAGCACTACAAGTCATTCTATAGACTGTCgcatttcttttttaacaataaGACTGCCAAGGACATAACAAAGTGTAGGAATCTCTTGTTGGATAGTTACAATTGCCAATTTtatcgtggtgaaaattttcaagGACTCTTTGCAGACAGAAAAAGTACCAACTTCTTTAGTGTAAGTacattgtatttcatttatttatgttcttagaatataatattaggttgtttaatatgaaatgtcggatatATCTTACTCATAAACCTTTCTATTCTTGATGTTGTTATTCCTCAGTTTTTCATATAAtctcttaaacagtttcattgtcgattgTTAGAATAACTCTTTGCAAAAAAGTTTTTCCAAATTGTGCATAATAACTACTTCTTGcatcatttttttaaaacacGGGTATCACCAACATTCATGTAaatttcttatatgaattcaaacttggaaataatgctgcaaaaactgctcaaaatataaacaaagcatttggggacaatactgtgaatgaaaaaacagtgcagcgttgatttgcaaaatttcattttggtagtttctttgcaaaatgaaCTGCGTGATGAACACATTGTCAGAAGTCTATTGAATCGAATAAagcatattttgattgaataaatgtcttttagaacatcacataaggtttccttttctttgcaaaatccaacatttcatattacacgacctaatagaAACACATTTCTACTACCATTATTATTTGACAAGTTTAGGAGAAGAGCTGTAACAAAGTATCTTGGAAAGCTGTTACATTAAATCTTTGTATAATTTGTGCGTTCTTTGGTTTGTCAGTTATATTGGTATAATCTACAAGTACTGAACCTCTGGCCATTCCATCAACCACAGGACTTACATTTGTTATTATAGAAGTTTCTATAAATTCTGGCCATATCATAACTGCAGCAGCCATTGCATCCGAAGAAGTCCATGAAGTAGAATGCAATAAACTTATTCGCTCCGCTTTGTTTAAGAAATTTGTTATAGTAGAATTTAAACGTCCCAATACATTAGTACGCCAATGCTATTTGAAAGTCAATCATATTTTTATGACATGTCAATTTGAAATCCTTACTAATATAAAGATATACCATTTCAATTGAATCTTGAAATAATTACCAAAGGTATATGACTATTCCTAACTGTTTCCCAAGGAAATAGAGTACTCGTTTTATTAGTACGATTTAATGCAATATAATTACTTTCAGGATCTTGATAGAAATTAAACTCCACATTAGGTAGAACATTACCGATACCAGAAGTACTGGAGCCTAATATAAtatgttttttcaaattttttaagaatGAAGGATCCAATGCTACTGCTATAGCAACATTTGTTAACGGTCCTATGCTTAATAGAGTTATTTCacctaaaaaaaatat
The window above is part of the Nomia melanderi isolate GNS246 chromosome 2, iyNomMela1, whole genome shotgun sequence genome. Proteins encoded here:
- the LOC116425996 gene encoding nucleoside hydrolase — encoded protein: MKLTIGNHVTIILLSLAWCSVRSINASEKVIIDTDAGADDAVAILLTLKSEFKGFKVLAITCTYGNIYINNVVENVLKTLTIANRSNIPVYKGAEEALLKEYEPSDYFGFDGFGDFKFTEKITAKVDESKHAAVALVDLVKANPGEITLLSIGPLTNVAIAVALDPSFLKNLKKHIILGSSTSGIGNVLPNVEFNFYQDPESNYIALNRTNKTSTLFPWETVRNSHIPLHWRTNVLGRLNSTITNFLNKAERISLLHSTSWTSSDAMAAAVMIWPEFIETSIITNVSPVVDGMARGSVLVDYTNITDKPKNAQIIQRFNVTAFQDTLLQLFS